The Pseudophryne corroboree isolate aPseCor3 chromosome 2, aPseCor3.hap2, whole genome shotgun sequence genome has a segment encoding these proteins:
- the ATP5PO gene encoding ATP synthase subunit O, mitochondrial isoform X1, whose amino-acid sequence MAAAGRISLKVRSFSTSVSRPVAKLVRPPIQVFGLGGRYSTALYSAASKEKKLDQVEKDLNRVSTLLLDPKLNAIITNPHIKYAVKRKTIIDLLAKEKFLPITNNFVNLLATNGRLRFTADIISSFTKIMSAHRGEVVCSVTSSSPLDEASLTELKSALNGFLAKGESLKLETKTDPTILGGMVVSIGEKYIDMSTKTKIEKLRKIMRDTV is encoded by the exons GTGCGCTCCTTCAGCACCAGCGTGTCCAGACCAGTCGCCAAGTTGGTCAGG CCCCCTATTCAGGTGTTTGGCCTGGGGGGACGCTATTCTACTGCCCTCTACTCTGCTGCTTCCAAGGAGAAGAAACTGGATCAGGTGGAGAAAGACCTGAACAGAGTGTCG ACCCTCCTTTTGGACCCCAAGCTAAATGCCATTATTACAAACCCCCACATCAAGTATGCTGTGAAACGAAAGACCATCATTGATCTTCTGGCGAAGGAGAAGTTCTTACCAATCACCAACAACTTTGTCA acctgctggctaccaaCGGTCGTTTGCGTTTTACTGCAGATATCATTTCCTCATTCACAAAGATCATGAGTGCGCATCGGGGAGAGGTGGTGTGCTCTGTAACTTCATCGTCA CCTCTGGATGAAGCAAGTTTAACAGAACTGAAATCTGCCCTCAATGGCTTTCTCGCAAAGGGAGAATCTCTGAAACTGGAGACCAAG ACTGACCCCACAATCCTGGGAGGAATGGTTGTCAGCATAGGGGAGAAATACATTGACATGTCTACAAAAACCAAGATCGAGAAACTGAGAAAGATCATGAGGGATACTGTGTAA
- the ATP5PO gene encoding ATP synthase subunit O, mitochondrial isoform X2, translated as MAAAGRISLKVRSFSTSVSRPVAKLVRPPIQVFGLGGRYSTALYSAASKEKKLDQVEKDLNRVSTLLLDPKLNAIITNPHIKYAVKRKTIIDLLAKEKFLPITNNFVNLLATNGRLRFTADIISSFTKIMSAHRGEVVCSVTSSSPLDEASLTELKSALNGFLAKGESLKLETKLSFISD; from the exons GTGCGCTCCTTCAGCACCAGCGTGTCCAGACCAGTCGCCAAGTTGGTCAGG CCCCCTATTCAGGTGTTTGGCCTGGGGGGACGCTATTCTACTGCCCTCTACTCTGCTGCTTCCAAGGAGAAGAAACTGGATCAGGTGGAGAAAGACCTGAACAGAGTGTCG ACCCTCCTTTTGGACCCCAAGCTAAATGCCATTATTACAAACCCCCACATCAAGTATGCTGTGAAACGAAAGACCATCATTGATCTTCTGGCGAAGGAGAAGTTCTTACCAATCACCAACAACTTTGTCA acctgctggctaccaaCGGTCGTTTGCGTTTTACTGCAGATATCATTTCCTCATTCACAAAGATCATGAGTGCGCATCGGGGAGAGGTGGTGTGCTCTGTAACTTCATCGTCA CCTCTGGATGAAGCAAGTTTAACAGAACTGAAATCTGCCCTCAATGGCTTTCTCGCAAAGGGAGAATCTCTGAAACTGGAGACCAAG ttGTCTTTTATTTCAGACTGA